The following proteins come from a genomic window of Deinococcus sp. YIM 134068:
- the pruA gene encoding L-glutamate gamma-semialdehyde dehydrogenase, translating to MLKIQDYRPQPFIDFTRPENVEAYQAALKKVRAELLGKHYPLVIDGERVDTAEKLTSLNPCDTCEVVGTTAKATVEDAERALQGAWRAFETWKTWDMDARARILLKAAAILKRRRLEACALMSVEVGKNYAEADVEVAEAIDFLEYYARSAMKYAGFGAAETTWYEGEENGLMYLPLGVGVSISPWNFPCAIFLGMLAAPIVAGNCVIAKPAEDSGLIAGLMVNILLEAGLPAGVLQFLPGVGAEVGEYLTTHARTRFITFTGSRAVGLHINEVAARVQPGQRWIKKVILELGGKDAMIVDETADLDVAVTAAVQGAFGFNGQKCSAMSRLIVVDEVYDRVVGAFVERARALKVGTGEENANVTAVVNQMSFDKVSSYLEIGQQEGKVLLGGEAPGEHGSKKGYYVQPTIFGDVKPEARLAQEEIFGPVVSVLRARDWNHALEIANSTQYGLTGGVCSNDRARLEQARREFEVGNLYFNRKITGAIVGVQPFGGYNMSGTDSKAGGPDYLANFLQLKTVTERW from the coding sequence CTCGGCAAGCACTACCCCCTCGTCATCGACGGTGAGCGGGTGGATACGGCGGAAAAGCTGACCTCCCTCAACCCCTGCGACACCTGCGAGGTCGTGGGGACGACGGCGAAGGCGACGGTCGAGGACGCCGAGCGTGCGCTCCAGGGCGCGTGGCGGGCCTTCGAGACGTGGAAGACGTGGGACATGGACGCCCGCGCCCGAATCCTGCTGAAAGCCGCCGCGATCCTGAAACGCCGCCGCCTGGAAGCGTGTGCGCTGATGAGCGTGGAGGTCGGCAAGAACTACGCCGAGGCGGACGTGGAGGTGGCCGAGGCCATCGACTTCCTAGAGTATTACGCCCGCAGCGCGATGAAGTACGCGGGCTTCGGGGCCGCCGAGACGACGTGGTACGAGGGCGAGGAGAACGGGCTGATGTACCTGCCGCTCGGCGTGGGCGTGTCCATCTCGCCGTGGAACTTCCCGTGCGCGATCTTCCTGGGGATGCTCGCCGCGCCCATCGTGGCGGGCAACTGCGTCATTGCCAAGCCCGCCGAGGACTCGGGCCTCATCGCCGGTCTCATGGTGAACATCCTGCTGGAAGCCGGGCTGCCCGCCGGGGTCCTTCAGTTCCTGCCCGGCGTGGGCGCGGAGGTGGGCGAGTACCTCACCACGCACGCGCGGACGCGCTTCATCACCTTCACGGGGTCGCGGGCGGTGGGCCTGCACATCAACGAGGTCGCCGCGCGGGTGCAGCCCGGCCAGCGGTGGATCAAGAAGGTCATCCTCGAACTCGGTGGCAAGGACGCGATGATCGTGGACGAGACCGCCGACCTCGACGTGGCCGTGACGGCGGCGGTGCAGGGGGCCTTCGGCTTCAACGGGCAGAAGTGCTCGGCCATGAGCCGCCTGATCGTGGTGGACGAGGTGTACGACCGGGTGGTGGGGGCCTTCGTGGAGCGTGCCCGCGCGCTGAAGGTGGGCACGGGCGAGGAGAACGCGAACGTCACGGCGGTCGTCAATCAGATGAGCTTCGACAAGGTGAGCAGCTACCTGGAGATCGGCCAGCAGGAGGGCAAAGTGCTGCTGGGGGGCGAGGCCCCCGGCGAGCACGGCAGCAAGAAAGGGTACTACGTCCAACCCACCATCTTCGGGGACGTGAAGCCGGAGGCCCGGCTCGCCCAGGAGGAAATCTTCGGCCCGGTCGTGAGCGTGTTGCGTGCCCGCGACTGGAACCACGCGCTCGAAATCGCCAATTCCACCCAGTACGGTTTGACGGGCGGCGTGTGCAGCAATGACCGCGCGCGGCTGGAGCAGGCGCGGCGCGAGTTCGAGGTCGGCAACCTGTACTTCAACCGCAAGATCACGGGGGCCATCGTCGGCGTGCAACCTTTTGGCGGCTACAACATGAGCGGCACCGACTCGAAGGCGGGCGGGCCGGACTACCTGGCGAACTTCCTCCAGCTCAAGACGGTGACGGAGCGGTGGTGA
- a CDS encoding phytoene desaturase family protein produces the protein MGILGGGLAGLALAALLAERGHAVHVYERDRAGGKLRRVTVGGLEFDTGPSLFTFPGVWRAFLARLGEGDPLDLRPLPGGLGVHHTPFGPVPLPVPAGHELEGAWEAYRASVQPVASHMETLLTTPPRLMDPIFRRASAALFRVLGGHLTAEAWVRARRLPPALAHAVRTHALNAGLPPQDAPALYALLPALIAGNVARPARGMGTLLDTLLELGKASGVRVEEGAEIVRVDAGTATLTLIGGEVRRHDLLVSALDPARLATLRGRPVRSPVSRRTVSGVALYAALPESAPLPATSVLPPASFATFRAAVRSGALPPDTLALVHADGPRLAVLLTAPATAAHLGPDHPWVRLQVERVEHTLGVPGLLASARDVVALPPAHYAAGGHPGGAMYGSALPVWRGGPLHPQPYRPAPRLWQVGTGVHPGGGIPAVLGGALIVDTLLAGN, from the coding sequence ATCGGCATCCTCGGCGGCGGTCTCGCGGGTCTCGCGCTCGCCGCACTCCTGGCTGAGCGGGGGCACGCTGTCCACGTCTACGAGCGGGACCGGGCGGGCGGCAAGCTGCGGCGGGTCACGGTGGGGGGGCTGGAGTTCGACACCGGGCCGAGCCTCTTCACCTTTCCGGGGGTGTGGCGGGCGTTCCTGGCGCGGCTGGGGGAGGGGGACCCGCTGGACCTCCGACCGCTGCCCGGTGGGTTGGGTGTCCACCACACGCCGTTCGGCCCGGTGCCGCTGCCCGTCCCGGCGGGACATGAGCTGGAGGGGGCCTGGGAGGCGTACCGGGCGTCCGTCCAGCCCGTCGCGTCCCATATGGAAACGCTCCTCACCACGCCGCCGCGCCTGATGGACCCGATATTTCGGCGGGCGAGTGCGGCCCTGTTTCGTGTTCTGGGGGGCCACCTCACTGCCGAGGCGTGGGTGAGGGCACGGCGGTTGCCACCCGCCCTGGCCCACGCCGTCCGCACGCACGCGCTGAACGCGGGGCTGCCGCCGCAGGACGCGCCTGCCCTGTATGCCCTGCTGCCCGCTTTGATTGCGGGGAATGTCGCCCGGCCCGCGCGGGGGATGGGCACCCTGCTGGACACGCTGCTGGAATTGGGGAAGGCGAGCGGCGTGCGGGTGGAGGAGGGGGCCGAGATCGTCCGCGTGGACGCAGGCACCGCGACGCTTACCCTCATTGGGGGAGAGGTCCGGCGTCACGATCTCCTTGTCAGTGCGTTGGACCCGGCCCGCCTCGCCACGCTGAGGGGTCGTCCGGTGCGCTCGCCCGTCTCTCGCCGCACGGTGAGCGGAGTGGCCCTGTACGCCGCCCTGCCAGAATCTGCGCCGCTGCCCGCCACCTCCGTTCTGCCGCCCGCCAGCTTCGCCACCTTCCGCGCCGCCGTGAGGTCCGGAGCCTTGCCACCCGATACCCTCGCCCTCGTCCACGCGGACGGGCCACGCCTCGCCGTGCTGCTCACTGCGCCCGCCACCGCTGCTCACCTCGGCCCCGACCACCCGTGGGTCCGCCTACAGGTGGAGCGGGTGGAGCACACCCTCGGCGTGCCGGGCCTGCTCGCCTCCGCGCGGGACGTGGTGGCGCTGCCGCCCGCCCACTACGCGGCAGGTGGGCACCCCGGCGGCGCGATGTATGGGTCGGCCCTTCCTGTGTGGCGCGGCGGCCCCCTCCACCCACAGCCGTATCGCCCCGCCCCCCGGCTGTGGCAGGTCGGAACGGGCGTGCATCCGGGCGGCGGGATTCCGGCGGTGCTGGGTGGGGCGCTCATCGTAGACACGCTGCTGGCAGGGAATTAA
- a CDS encoding UbiA family prenyltransferase codes for MRTLTVPIRLPLRRLLAVSRPALWVNTVGPLVTGVWLTGHLYTLDSGVLALLAYLTLPFNLLIYGLNDLADREEDAASPRKGGWQGARLGVGEAGPLLVAILTLNVPYLAALALVLPPAALAVLLTAVALFTAYSLPPVRLKGRPGPDGLSNVAYALPLALPALVLGASVPWLPLAALMAYSVGKHAFDAAQDVPADRLAGTRTVATVLGVSGTARYALGWFVVAGLLLWPVSRLTAAALWLVCGGMALALLREPTPERAARLYPLSIVTPWIVGTVAGVGLVYLLARGLWP; via the coding sequence ATGCGTACCCTTACCGTCCCCATTCGGCTGCCTCTGCGCCGCCTGCTCGCCGTGTCGCGTCCGGCGCTGTGGGTCAATACGGTCGGGCCGCTGGTGACGGGGGTGTGGCTCACCGGGCACCTGTACACGCTCGATTCCGGCGTGCTGGCGCTCCTCGCGTACCTGACGCTGCCCTTCAACCTCCTGATCTACGGGCTGAACGACCTCGCCGACCGGGAGGAGGACGCCGCCTCGCCGCGCAAGGGGGGCTGGCAGGGGGCACGGCTGGGGGTGGGGGAGGCCGGGCCGCTGCTCGTCGCCATTCTGACCTTGAACGTGCCGTATCTGGCCGCGCTCGCGCTGGTGTTGCCGCCCGCCGCCCTCGCGGTGCTGCTGACGGCGGTGGCCCTCTTCACGGCGTACAGCCTGCCGCCCGTCCGGTTGAAAGGTCGCCCCGGCCCCGACGGGCTGAGCAACGTCGCCTACGCGCTGCCGCTCGCGCTGCCTGCCCTGGTCCTCGGCGCATCTGTGCCGTGGCTGCCCCTCGCCGCGCTGATGGCCTACTCGGTGGGCAAGCACGCCTTCGACGCCGCGCAGGACGTGCCCGCCGACCGCCTCGCGGGAACGCGCACGGTCGCCACCGTCCTCGGCGTGTCCGGGACCGCCCGCTACGCGCTGGGGTGGTTCGTGGTCGCGGGGCTGCTCCTCTGGCCCGTCAGCCGTCTCACCGCCGCCGCGCTGTGGCTCGTCTGCGGGGGCATGGCGCTGGCCCTGCTGCGTGAGCCGACGCCCGAACGCGCCGCCCGCCTCTACCCGCTGAGCATCGTCACGCCCTGGATCGTGGGGACGGTGGCGGGGGTGGGGCTGGTGTACCTGCTGGCGCGGGGGCTGTGGCCTTGA
- a CDS encoding MerR family transcriptional regulator, which yields MGSPGRGTDTTAMFTASEVESRVGVAAATLRQWERRYGFPAPARSASGYRLYSPHDLAQIEVMQSHLRAGVPAGRAAQLTLEGAGGEDEVPREHGGSESPFVPELLNALVSGELGQAGKVLSRAHAQLTVEDVLTGVLTPVLTEIGSLWERGEITAAHEHRASAYLRSRLEALQDAVGGGEFGPRVIAACAPGELHELGLLMISLVLRRRGVRTEYLGANMPLGDLAVYTRQRGADAVLLALNGEWALGPTRAQRRDLGDLGLPIFYGGALLNARPDLAAELGGHYAGPDVVRAADLITAHLRAAAHGGRR from the coding sequence ATGGGCAGCCCCGGACGGGGCACGGACACCACAGCGATGTTCACCGCGTCGGAGGTGGAGTCGCGCGTGGGCGTGGCCGCCGCCACCCTGCGCCAGTGGGAGCGGCGCTACGGCTTCCCCGCCCCCGCCCGCAGCGCCAGCGGCTACCGCCTCTACTCCCCGCACGACCTCGCCCAGATCGAGGTGATGCAGTCGCACCTGCGGGCCGGGGTCCCGGCGGGCCGCGCGGCGCAGCTCACGCTGGAGGGGGCCGGGGGGGAGGATGAGGTCCCACGTGAACATGGCGGCTCCGAGAGTCCCTTCGTCCCCGAGTTGCTGAACGCGCTCGTCTCCGGCGAACTCGGGCAGGCGGGCAAGGTGCTGTCGCGGGCGCACGCGCAGCTCACCGTGGAGGACGTGCTGACCGGGGTGCTGACGCCCGTGCTGACCGAGATCGGCAGCCTGTGGGAGCGCGGTGAGATCACGGCGGCGCACGAGCACCGGGCGAGCGCGTACCTGCGCTCCCGGCTGGAGGCGTTGCAGGACGCGGTGGGCGGCGGGGAGTTCGGCCCGCGCGTGATCGCCGCGTGCGCGCCCGGCGAACTCCACGAACTCGGCCTGCTGATGATTTCGCTCGTGCTGCGGCGGCGGGGCGTGCGGACCGAGTACCTGGGCGCGAACATGCCGCTCGGCGACCTCGCCGTGTACACCCGCCAGCGCGGGGCGGACGCGGTGCTCCTCGCGCTCAACGGCGAGTGGGCGCTGGGGCCGACCCGTGCCCAGCGGCGGGACCTCGGTGATCTGGGGCTGCCCATCTTCTATGGTGGGGCGCTCCTGAACGCGCGGCCCGACCTCGCCGCCGAGTTGGGCGGGCACTACGCGGGGCCGGACGTGGTGCGGGCCGCCGACCTCATCACCGCGCACCTGCGGGCGGCAGCCCACGGCGGGAGGCGCTGA
- a CDS encoding Crp/Fnr family transcriptional regulator: protein MAHRLRYQRGQFVYRQGEGGGGLFRADTGLVRLVQLTPRGRTLTVRHVLPGDYFGEDTLNGPTHPHGAEALTNATITTFDPAELDERTLLDVARNLGAQLQRTITHEVNLQSGDLRVRVVRYLLDLVDTPLGSEDTEDRLYVRATHELLAEGTGSTRESVSKVITELRDAGLIETGYRHITLLRPLALREIATRAAAPGGEENV, encoded by the coding sequence ATGGCGCACAGACTCCGCTACCAGCGCGGGCAGTTCGTCTACCGCCAGGGCGAGGGCGGCGGGGGCCTCTTCCGGGCCGACACGGGCCTCGTGCGGCTGGTGCAGCTCACCCCGCGCGGGCGGACGCTGACGGTGCGCCACGTCCTGCCCGGCGACTACTTTGGGGAGGACACCCTGAACGGGCCGACCCACCCGCACGGGGCCGAGGCGCTGACGAACGCGACGATCACGACCTTCGACCCCGCCGAACTCGACGAGCGCACGCTCCTCGACGTGGCGCGCAACCTCGGCGCACAGCTTCAGCGCACGATCACGCACGAGGTCAACCTCCAGAGCGGCGACCTGCGGGTGCGGGTGGTGCGGTATCTGCTCGACCTCGTGGACACGCCGCTGGGGTCGGAGGACACCGAGGACCGCCTGTACGTGCGGGCCACCCACGAACTGCTCGCGGAGGGCACGGGCAGCACCCGCGAGAGCGTGAGCAAGGTCATCACCGAGCTGCGCGACGCGGGGCTGATCGAGACGGGCTACCGTCACATCACGCTGCTGCGCCCGCTGGCGCTGCGGGAAATCGCCACCCGTGCCGCCGCGCCGGGCGGAGAGGAGAACGTATGA
- a CDS encoding complex I NDUFA9 subunit family protein: MRVLVTGASGFVGRAVVAELIGRGQTVLAASRRGEAVAGAQGMKLDVTDPAAVLRVFGEANPEAVVHLVGIIQEAGEQTFERVHFEGTRNVLAATPRTARYVQMSALGAREDSGSRYSSTKGRAERLVRESGLSSTIFRPSLIFGPGDDFFGRVLRELVSTGPVVPQIGDGQFPFRPVSVEDVARAFAGALSLPEAVGQTYDLTGPEEFTFRQLLEMELAALGKKKPIVPVPLALMNLAVPAMQILPKPPITRDQYAMLKEGNTAPNEPARTVFGLPMLRLQDELPRIVGKA; this comes from the coding sequence ATGAGAGTCCTCGTCACGGGCGCTTCAGGATTCGTCGGTCGGGCCGTCGTGGCCGAACTCATCGGGCGCGGGCAGACGGTCCTCGCCGCCTCCAGACGCGGGGAGGCGGTGGCGGGCGCGCAGGGCATGAAGCTCGACGTGACCGATCCCGCCGCCGTGCTGCGCGTCTTCGGGGAAGCCAACCCCGAGGCGGTCGTCCACCTGGTCGGCATCATTCAGGAGGCGGGCGAGCAGACCTTCGAGCGGGTCCACTTCGAGGGCACGCGCAACGTCCTCGCCGCCACGCCGCGCACGGCCCGCTACGTGCAGATGAGTGCGCTCGGAGCGCGGGAGGACAGCGGCAGCCGCTACTCCAGCACGAAGGGCCGCGCCGAACGCCTCGTGCGCGAGAGCGGGTTGAGTTCCACCATCTTCCGCCCCAGCCTGATCTTCGGCCCCGGTGACGACTTCTTCGGGCGGGTGCTGCGCGAACTCGTGAGCACGGGGCCGGTCGTCCCGCAGATCGGGGACGGGCAGTTCCCCTTCCGCCCAGTCAGCGTGGAGGACGTGGCGCGGGCCTTCGCGGGGGCGCTTTCGCTGCCGGAGGCGGTCGGGCAGACCTACGACCTCACCGGACCGGAGGAGTTCACCTTCCGGCAACTGCTGGAGATGGAACTCGCCGCGCTCGGCAAGAAGAAGCCCATCGTGCCCGTGCCTCTCGCGCTGATGAACCTCGCCGTGCCCGCGATGCAGATTCTGCCGAAGCCGCCGATCACCCGCGACCAGTACGCCATGCTCAAGGAGGGCAACACCGCCCCGAATGAACCCGCGCGAACGGTCTTCGGCTTGCCCATGCTGCGGCTTCAGGACGAGTTGCCGAGGATCGTGGGGAAGGCATAG
- the rpoD gene encoding RNA polymerase sigma factor RpoD, translating to MAEPTRARARSKVPTSTSPVGGAPLPEDAPAENDVQSAGATPDTPARTSKAAPKPAPKAKAAQKKAVLSPVPTPDAEAAPPDSVPDDDIAVTPAVPHPTTKTTATKKAASGKAALPAKAPAKGGVAEKPYYAHPSIQELLKAGRAAGVLSSEEIAAALSLALEANGLDPESAEAFEDMQLFLASQNIEVQDLDEDEEVEEEAEVAAPGVAAEADDEEKYFDDMPRAVSNDPVRQYLHEIGRVPLLTLEEEIALARRIEEGEEARKSLEEEHDLEDRARRRLMRQTEDGAAARQGLIEANLRLVVSIAKKYTGRGLGFLDLIQEGNQGLIRAVEKFEYRRRYKFSTYATWWIRQAINRAIADQARTIRIPVHMVETINKLTRTARQLQQELSREATYEEIAEAMGPGWDANKVEEVQKVSQEPVSLETPIGDEKDSFYGDFIPDENLDSPVDNAAKTLLSEELEKALSKLTEREALVLKFRKGLVDGREHTLEEVGQRFSVTRERIRQIENKALRKLKYHESRTRKLRDFLD from the coding sequence ATGGCAGAACCCACCCGCGCCCGCGCCCGCAGCAAGGTCCCCACGTCCACCTCCCCCGTGGGAGGTGCCCCCCTGCCGGAAGACGCGCCCGCCGAGAACGACGTGCAGTCCGCCGGAGCGACGCCGGACACGCCCGCCAGGACGAGCAAGGCAGCCCCCAAGCCTGCCCCCAAAGCGAAGGCCGCACAGAAAAAGGCCGTGCTGTCCCCCGTTCCCACCCCCGACGCGGAGGCCGCGCCCCCCGACTCGGTGCCTGACGACGACATCGCGGTGACGCCCGCCGTGCCCCATCCCACCACGAAGACCACGGCCACGAAAAAGGCCGCGTCCGGCAAGGCCGCCCTGCCCGCGAAGGCCCCCGCGAAGGGTGGAGTTGCCGAGAAGCCGTACTACGCGCACCCCAGCATTCAGGAACTCCTGAAGGCGGGCCGCGCGGCGGGCGTGCTCTCCAGCGAGGAAATAGCGGCGGCCCTGTCGCTGGCGCTGGAGGCGAACGGCCTCGACCCGGAGAGTGCCGAGGCGTTCGAGGACATGCAACTCTTCCTCGCCTCGCAGAACATCGAGGTGCAGGACCTCGACGAGGACGAGGAGGTGGAGGAGGAGGCGGAGGTCGCCGCTCCCGGAGTCGCCGCCGAGGCCGACGACGAGGAGAAGTACTTCGACGACATGCCGCGCGCCGTCTCCAACGACCCGGTGCGCCAGTACCTCCACGAGATCGGTCGCGTGCCCCTCCTGACGCTGGAGGAGGAGATCGCGCTGGCCCGCCGCATCGAGGAGGGCGAGGAGGCCCGCAAGTCGCTGGAGGAAGAGCACGACCTCGAGGACCGCGCCCGCCGCCGCCTGATGCGCCAGACCGAGGACGGGGCCGCCGCCCGCCAGGGCCTGATCGAGGCCAACCTCCGCCTCGTCGTCTCCATCGCCAAGAAGTACACCGGGCGCGGGCTGGGGTTCCTCGACCTGATTCAGGAGGGCAACCAGGGCCTGATCCGCGCGGTCGAGAAGTTCGAGTACCGCCGCCGCTACAAGTTCTCCACCTACGCGACGTGGTGGATCAGGCAGGCGATCAACCGCGCCATCGCCGACCAGGCCCGGACCATCCGCATCCCGGTCCACATGGTCGAGACGATCAACAAGCTCACCCGCACGGCCCGCCAGCTTCAGCAGGAACTCTCGCGCGAGGCCACCTACGAGGAGATCGCCGAGGCGATGGGTCCCGGCTGGGACGCCAACAAGGTCGAGGAAGTGCAGAAGGTCAGCCAGGAGCCGGTCTCGCTCGAAACGCCCATCGGCGACGAGAAGGACTCCTTCTACGGCGACTTCATCCCCGACGAGAACCTCGATTCCCCGGTGGACAACGCCGCCAAGACGCTGCTCTCGGAGGAGCTGGAAAAGGCCCTCTCCAAGCTCACCGAGCGCGAGGCCCTCGTCCTGAAGTTCCGCAAGGGCCTGGTGGACGGGCGCGAGCACACGCTGGAGGAGGTCGGCCAGCGCTTCAGCGTCACCCGCGAGCGCATCCGCCAGATCGAGAACAAGGCGCTTCGGAAGCTCAAGTACCACGAGAGCCGCACCCGCAAACTGCGCGACTTCCTGGATTGA
- a CDS encoding class I SAM-dependent methyltransferase, translating to MTGGRGRGSGRQKIRLTRPAGSRSAAAGETSAAEAGTYFDARPALLSGRLEGLHALTKPGVRGFPEVDEAQALLAATMRKDRVRGDVLDLTAMGGLLASLPDVTLRAVEGSAPALAVLAAAGLDALAAVPGDDLRERWPERARTVALVLAGDRGNAYALAQVAWAHACTPPGGTLYLAGDRDKGYDRYVRAAGNAFGTGETIARDGGMRVARIVRRPGPTPALPDPEGYEAFGVRVVGLPGVFSAGRPDKATTLLLGTLEELNLAGKKVLDLGCGTGLIGAWAASRGAEVTLVDGDLQSVRSAGATLAANGQRGEIFHSDVDAELGERTFDAILTNPPFHVGRGVVLDVAREFIAVAGRRLNPGGTVYLVANEPLPYETALRAVGEVRELRREGGFKVLAATRAGES from the coding sequence GTGACCGGGGGCAGAGGACGGGGAAGCGGACGACAGAAGATCAGGCTGACACGCCCGGCGGGCAGCCGCTCGGCGGCGGCAGGGGAGACGAGTGCGGCAGAGGCAGGCACGTACTTCGATGCCCGGCCCGCTCTCCTCTCAGGGCGGCTGGAGGGGTTGCACGCCCTGACCAAGCCGGGGGTACGCGGCTTCCCGGAGGTGGACGAGGCCCAGGCCCTCCTCGCCGCGACGATGCGTAAGGACCGGGTGCGCGGTGACGTGCTCGACCTCACGGCGATGGGTGGCCTCCTCGCCTCCCTGCCGGACGTGACCCTGCGGGCGGTGGAGGGGTCGGCCCCGGCCCTGGCCGTCCTTGCGGCGGCGGGACTGGACGCGCTCGCGGCGGTTCCCGGCGACGACCTGCGGGAACGCTGGCCCGAGCGGGCGCGGACGGTGGCCCTCGTCCTCGCGGGCGACCGGGGCAATGCCTACGCGTTGGCGCAGGTCGCCTGGGCGCACGCCTGCACCCCGCCCGGTGGCACGCTCTACCTCGCCGGGGACCGCGACAAGGGCTATGACCGCTACGTGCGCGCGGCGGGCAACGCCTTCGGCACGGGGGAGACGATTGCCCGCGACGGCGGGATGCGTGTCGCCCGGATCGTGCGGCGGCCCGGCCCCACCCCCGCCCTCCCCGATCCCGAGGGCTACGAGGCCTTCGGCGTGCGCGTCGTCGGCCTGCCGGGGGTCTTCAGCGCGGGGCGGCCCGACAAGGCGACGACCCTTCTGCTCGGCACGTTGGAGGAGCTGAACCTCGCCGGGAAAAAGGTCCTCGACCTCGGCTGCGGCACGGGCCTGATCGGCGCGTGGGCGGCCTCGCGCGGAGCGGAGGTCACGCTCGTGGACGGCGACCTCCAGAGCGTCCGCAGTGCGGGGGCCACCCTGGCGGCGAACGGCCAGCGCGGGGAAATCTTTCACAGCGACGTGGACGCCGAATTGGGAGAGCGCACCTTCGACGCCATCCTCACCAACCCGCCCTTCCATGTCGGGCGCGGGGTCGTGCTGGATGTGGCGCGCGAATTCATCGCCGTCGCTGGCCGCCGCCTGAATCCGGGCGGGACCGTCTACCTCGTCGCCAACGAGCCGTTGCCCTACGAGACGGCGCTCCGGGCTGTGGGCGAGGTGCGCGAACTGCGGCGGGAGGGCGGATTCAAGGTGCTGGCGGCAACGCGGGCGGGGGAGAGCTGA
- a CDS encoding ribonuclease HII: MPAPAPSVTPDWGFERQHWRRGLFRVAGVDEAGRGAWAGPVTVAAVILPGTAEEWPFRDSKQLPPGERVRLAAEVRRVALSWAVEHAWPEEIDRLNILGATHAAAHRALARLDPAPQALITDYLRLNTPLPLLWPARADALSYTVAAASLLAKTERDALMTELEGQHPGYGFAGHKGYGAPAHRAALERLGVTPLHRRSFAPIARLLSGEA; encoded by the coding sequence ATGCCCGCCCCCGCCCCCAGCGTCACGCCCGACTGGGGCTTCGAGCGGCAGCACTGGCGGCGGGGCCTCTTCCGGGTCGCCGGGGTGGACGAGGCGGGGCGCGGCGCGTGGGCGGGGCCGGTGACGGTGGCGGCGGTGATCCTGCCGGGCACGGCGGAGGAATGGCCCTTCCGCGACAGCAAGCAGCTCCCGCCGGGCGAGCGGGTGAGGCTGGCTGCCGAGGTGCGGCGCGTGGCGCTGAGCTGGGCAGTCGAACACGCCTGGCCGGAGGAAATCGACCGCCTGAACATCCTCGGGGCCACGCACGCCGCCGCACATCGGGCGCTCGCGCGGCTGGACCCGGCCCCCCAGGCGCTCATCACGGACTACCTGCGGCTGAACACGCCCCTCCCCCTGCTGTGGCCCGCCCGCGCCGACGCCCTGAGCTACACGGTGGCGGCGGCCAGCCTCCTCGCCAAGACGGAGCGTGACGCGCTGATGACGGAACTGGAGGGCCAGCATCCAGGCTACGGTTTCGCCGGGCACAAGGGGTACGGCGCTCCTGCCCACCGCGCGGCGCTGGAACGGCTGGGCGTGACCCCCCTCCACCGCCGCTCCTTCGCGCCCATCGCCCGCTTGCTGAGCGGGGAGGCTTGA
- a CDS encoding GNAT family N-acetyltransferase, which translates to MPRTPRSLGYQTDLALLRLEGSQTDEREGYTVVRTPGNPTFWWGNFLLLHEPPEPGSLETWLAQFREAHPQAAHLALGVDARDGRLEAGSEFEAAGLQPFRNTVLTTERTTPIRPLPPEITLRPLASEADWKETLALRLAVNAADPERHEETSYRAFTGRKLAALRAAGEAGHGAYFGAFEGKKMLSGLGVYNAGGGVTRYQNVETHPDARGRGLAGNLVHHAGEWARENLSARTLVIVADPEYHAQRLYERVGFRPTEVQLGFERPPTPRP; encoded by the coding sequence ATGCCCCGCACGCCCCGTTCCCTCGGCTACCAGACCGACCTCGCCCTCCTGCGGCTGGAGGGGTCGCAGACGGATGAGCGGGAGGGTTACACGGTCGTCCGCACGCCGGGCAACCCGACCTTCTGGTGGGGCAACTTCCTGCTGCTGCATGAGCCGCCGGAACCGGGCAGCCTGGAGACGTGGCTCGCCCAGTTTCGTGAGGCGCATCCGCAGGCCGCCCACCTCGCTCTCGGGGTGGACGCGCGAGATGGACGGTTGGAGGCCGGGAGCGAGTTCGAGGCGGCTGGCCTTCAACCCTTTCGCAACACCGTCCTGACCACCGAGCGGACCACGCCGATTCGGCCCCTTCCGCCCGAAATCACTCTCCGCCCCCTGGCTTCAGAGGCAGACTGGAAAGAGACCCTCGCCCTGCGTCTCGCCGTGAACGCCGCCGACCCGGAGAGGCACGAGGAGACGAGCTACCGGGCTTTTACCGGGCGCAAACTCGCCGCCCTGCGCGCCGCCGGGGAGGCCGGGCACGGGGCGTACTTCGGGGCCTTCGAGGGGAAGAAGATGCTCTCCGGCCTCGGCGTGTATAACGCGGGCGGGGGCGTCACGCGCTATCAGAACGTGGAGACGCACCCCGACGCGAGAGGCCGGGGGCTGGCTGGAAACCTCGTTCACCACGCGGGAGAGTGGGCGCGGGAGAACCTCTCCGCCCGCACCCTCGTCATCGTCGCCGACCCCGAGTATCACGCGCAGAGGCTCTACGAGCGGGTCGGCTTCCGGCCCACGGAGGTGCAGCTCGGGTTCGAGCGCCCGCCTACGCCTCGTCCTTGA